One part of the Lapillicoccus jejuensis genome encodes these proteins:
- a CDS encoding YfhO family protein: protein MPSPPATERPGRRPARSRRPSAATLLGVLAVALPVLVVLGPALLGRGVLADTALLTRFAPWSAADGTRVATTNLCRSDIVDSVLPTMAELRRQVAGGRYPQWNPWPVGGAPVAGPDYGQWSPFALPLWVLPLTLAPAWLVLTQLAAVVAGTLAWLRRLGVPTGAGLVAGSAVATSGWMVGWAQWPQARVGALVPALFWAAERLVQRRDRGSAVAVALVVAGLLLGGFPAVTALAVYAAGAYVVARLAARHLVGARRPGAWREVGRGLAWGGVGVALGAAVTAFTMLPFVLRLRETDLAYRESYTGTHEALRTLVTAAAPGSQGLCVGSLPSSGVLPVESVTYVGAATLVLALVGALAPRRPRSRRGVVGFLVVAVAVTVVAGWLGGPLLWLVQKLPGLAANPIARVRAVLEVLLVALAALGLERLLRPPPGVAGPRRRRRWAFTAAVATLAAVVTVAALVDGVRDAVAKRYVDLFAPEVAWAAGVGLVAAVAVVVALRTGRRPVRLAAVAVVVLLVAGQGTAYAARALRTSPEGTFYPVTASHAFLQGVAGSDRVASSDFLAYPSTLPWYRLRTPVGHQFLSEPWRAYLLAVDPRVQLVPTLTDFSSRSLPLADVGRSPLLDRLAVRWWLAPGDEVPGTVRPARAPSPAGRVAVAAGRPVTCGVAAGGVRAVVVTTATALRRDPRAGTAPAAVTVTLDGATGGRTLPDDVPAGTALVVPVPAETRTGAGAATLTFTGIAAGALDGGGDQVRCGTVAPAADGLRLAQAAPGATVWERTTALPRVRWADRALRVADERAALAALAAGVPDDTVVLPGGDDGTGDGGASSGWGAVTVTTDDTGVVAASVDHPRAGWLVVADNLQAPGWSVTVDGRPATLRPADGAFGAVAVPAGRHEVRFAYAAPGLRVGALVSLGALAVLVILLASGVAARRRARTRG, encoded by the coding sequence GTGCCGAGCCCACCCGCGACTGAGCGGCCGGGCCGCCGGCCGGCACGGTCGCGGCGGCCGTCGGCGGCGACCCTGCTCGGCGTCCTCGCGGTCGCGCTGCCGGTCCTCGTCGTCCTCGGGCCGGCGCTGCTCGGGCGGGGCGTGCTCGCCGACACGGCGCTGCTGACCCGCTTCGCCCCGTGGTCGGCGGCCGACGGCACCCGGGTCGCGACGACCAACCTGTGCCGCAGCGACATCGTCGACAGCGTCCTGCCGACGATGGCCGAGCTGCGCCGGCAGGTGGCGGGCGGCCGCTACCCGCAGTGGAACCCGTGGCCCGTCGGCGGCGCGCCGGTCGCCGGGCCCGACTACGGCCAGTGGAGCCCGTTCGCGCTCCCGCTGTGGGTGCTGCCGCTGACCCTCGCCCCGGCCTGGCTCGTCCTCACCCAGCTGGCCGCCGTCGTCGCGGGGACCCTCGCGTGGCTGCGCCGGCTCGGGGTGCCGACGGGGGCCGGGCTCGTCGCCGGCTCGGCTGTCGCCACCTCGGGGTGGATGGTCGGCTGGGCGCAGTGGCCCCAGGCCCGCGTCGGCGCCCTCGTCCCGGCGCTGTTCTGGGCGGCCGAGCGGCTGGTCCAGCGCCGCGACCGCGGCAGCGCGGTCGCCGTCGCGCTCGTCGTCGCCGGGCTGCTGCTCGGCGGCTTCCCCGCGGTGACGGCGCTCGCCGTCTACGCGGCCGGGGCGTACGTCGTCGCCCGGCTCGCCGCCCGCCACCTGGTGGGGGCGCGCCGCCCGGGCGCGTGGCGCGAGGTCGGTCGCGGGCTGGCCTGGGGCGGCGTGGGGGTGGCGCTCGGTGCCGCCGTCACCGCGTTCACGATGCTGCCGTTCGTCCTGCGGCTGCGCGAGACCGACCTGGCCTACCGCGAGTCCTACACCGGCACCCACGAGGCCCTGCGCACCCTCGTCACGGCGGCCGCGCCGGGCAGCCAGGGGCTGTGCGTCGGGTCGCTCCCCAGCAGCGGCGTGCTGCCGGTGGAGTCCGTGACCTACGTCGGCGCCGCCACCCTCGTCCTCGCCCTCGTCGGCGCGCTCGCGCCCCGGCGGCCGCGGTCGCGGCGCGGTGTCGTCGGGTTCCTCGTCGTCGCGGTCGCCGTGACGGTCGTCGCGGGCTGGCTCGGCGGGCCGCTGCTGTGGCTCGTGCAGAAGCTGCCCGGCCTGGCCGCCAACCCCATCGCCCGGGTCCGTGCCGTCCTCGAGGTGCTGCTCGTCGCGCTCGCCGCGCTCGGGCTCGAGCGGCTGCTGCGGCCCCCGCCGGGGGTGGCGGGGCCGCGCCGCCGGCGGCGGTGGGCCTTCACGGCGGCCGTCGCCACGCTCGCCGCGGTCGTCACCGTCGCCGCGCTCGTCGACGGGGTCCGCGACGCCGTCGCGAAGCGGTACGTCGACCTGTTCGCCCCCGAGGTCGCGTGGGCCGCCGGGGTGGGGCTGGTCGCCGCGGTGGCCGTCGTCGTCGCGCTGCGGACCGGCCGGCGCCCGGTCCGGCTCGCCGCGGTGGCGGTGGTCGTCCTCCTCGTCGCCGGCCAGGGGACGGCGTACGCCGCCCGGGCGCTGCGCACCTCGCCGGAGGGGACGTTCTACCCGGTGACGGCGTCGCACGCGTTCCTCCAGGGGGTCGCCGGGTCCGACCGGGTGGCCTCGAGCGACTTCCTCGCCTACCCCTCGACGCTGCCGTGGTACCGGCTGCGCACGCCCGTCGGGCACCAGTTCCTCTCCGAGCCGTGGCGGGCCTACCTGCTCGCCGTCGATCCCCGCGTGCAGCTCGTGCCGACCCTCACCGACTTCTCCTCGCGCAGCCTGCCGCTCGCCGACGTCGGCCGCTCCCCGCTGCTCGACCGGCTCGCCGTGCGCTGGTGGCTGGCGCCCGGGGACGAGGTACCCGGCACCGTCCGACCGGCCCGCGCGCCCAGCCCCGCGGGCCGGGTCGCGGTCGCGGCCGGGCGGCCGGTGACCTGCGGGGTCGCCGCCGGTGGGGTGCGCGCGGTCGTCGTCACGACGGCGACGGCGCTGCGCCGCGACCCGAGGGCCGGTACGGCGCCCGCGGCGGTCACCGTCACGCTCGACGGGGCCACCGGCGGGCGGACGCTGCCGGACGACGTGCCGGCCGGGACGGCCCTCGTCGTCCCGGTCCCCGCCGAGACCCGCACCGGGGCGGGCGCCGCCACGCTGACCTTCACCGGGATCGCCGCGGGCGCGCTCGACGGCGGCGGCGACCAGGTGCGCTGCGGCACCGTCGCCCCGGCCGCGGACGGGCTGCGGCTCGCGCAGGCGGCGCCCGGCGCCACGGTGTGGGAGCGGACCACGGCGCTGCCGCGGGTGCGCTGGGCCGACCGGGCCCTCCGGGTCGCCGACGAGCGCGCGGCGCTGGCGGCGCTCGCCGCCGGGGTGCCGGACGACACGGTCGTCCTCCCGGGCGGGGACGACGGGACGGGCGACGGCGGGGCGTCGTCCGGCTGGGGGGCGGTGACGGTGACCACCGACGACACCGGGGTCGTCGCCGCGAGCGTGGACCACCCGCGTGCGGGCTGGCTCGTCGTCGCCGACAACCTCCAGGCGCCCGGCTGGTCGGTGACCGTCGACGGGCGCCCGGCGACGCTGCGCCCGGCGGACGGCGCGTTCGGGGCGGTCGCCGTCCCGGCGGGGCGGCACGAGGTGCGCTTCGCGTACGCCGCCCCGGGGCTGCGGGTCGGCGCGCTCGTGTCGCTGGGCGCGCTGGCGGTCCTCGTGATCCTCCTCGCGTCGGGGGTGGCGGCCCGGCGACGGGCCCGCACCCGCGGCTAG
- a CDS encoding glycosyltransferase family 39 protein, which translates to MTPHPADPADPADPADPADPVDPVEPVDTVEPVATAPGRTPRRSGLRAGLASLPASVRALTLAWAALLLGASLVWPMTMGYDETAQFDMAQAYARAPFDFHDPATLGTSDAARQLAAFFPGYPPPERKTLAVSSTPARGDRPTWEDLGGSHVSSDFPPNQMVQHPPLYFWMGAVILRVPGVQSLAWDQQLWLLRLLSVVLSIPVPALAYAAARRLWAWGGRAVGGPTPERLRVAHRVGLLAAIVPLTFPNMPRDESSVNNDSLLLLSGSVLCWLLARVVTGDLRRRTAVGVGVALAVALMTKGFALVMPPVVALAYVLGWRAQVRRGERVGGLRGLRPVLVPLVIAAVIVAAGSWWWVRNLLLFHTVQTDGAGPRFALTQFGQPDDKGNLWTFVPTFFRQFVELSWGGIGLPRSPDLTDMVVFGWTGLAWVGVAAGLLVRRGGGERRRLLLLVAPLALTFVVCAAGSWATNKRWHLVVTGTSGRYLFHLVVVTACAVAVGWAAVLTARALRRCAPWVLVGALLTQAGAWVTILVTWYSPPQTFGWDALSHSAGQLVRWGPFDPWVTVGLVIVLPALTGVLALALLAREARDRGAQELPA; encoded by the coding sequence GTGACCCCCCACCCGGCCGACCCGGCCGACCCGGCCGACCCGGCCGACCCGGCCGACCCGGTCGACCCGGTCGAACCCGTCGACACGGTCGAACCGGTCGCCACGGCCCCCGGCCGGACGCCGCGCCGCTCCGGGCTGCGCGCGGGGCTGGCGTCGCTGCCGGCGTCGGTACGCGCCCTCACCCTCGCCTGGGCGGCGCTGCTGCTCGGCGCCAGCCTCGTGTGGCCCATGACGATGGGGTACGACGAGACGGCGCAGTTCGACATGGCCCAGGCCTACGCCCGCGCCCCCTTCGACTTCCACGACCCGGCCACCCTCGGCACGAGCGACGCCGCCCGGCAGCTGGCCGCGTTCTTCCCCGGCTACCCGCCGCCGGAGCGCAAGACCCTCGCCGTGTCCTCGACGCCGGCCCGCGGCGACCGACCGACCTGGGAGGACCTCGGCGGCAGCCACGTCAGCTCCGACTTCCCGCCCAACCAGATGGTCCAGCACCCGCCCCTCTACTTCTGGATGGGCGCCGTGATCCTGCGCGTCCCGGGGGTGCAGTCGCTGGCCTGGGACCAGCAGCTGTGGCTGCTGCGGCTGCTGAGCGTCGTGCTGAGCATCCCCGTGCCCGCGCTGGCCTACGCCGCCGCGCGGCGCCTGTGGGCGTGGGGCGGGCGCGCGGTCGGGGGGCCGACGCCCGAGCGGCTGCGCGTCGCGCACCGGGTCGGGCTGCTCGCCGCCATCGTGCCGCTGACCTTCCCCAACATGCCGCGCGACGAGTCGTCGGTGAACAACGACAGCCTGCTGCTGCTCAGCGGGTCGGTGCTGTGCTGGCTGCTCGCCCGGGTGGTGACGGGCGACCTGCGTCGTCGGACGGCGGTCGGGGTCGGGGTCGCGCTCGCGGTGGCCCTCATGACCAAGGGCTTCGCCCTCGTCATGCCCCCGGTCGTGGCGCTCGCCTACGTCCTGGGCTGGCGCGCGCAGGTGCGTCGCGGCGAGCGCGTGGGGGGGCTGCGCGGGCTGCGCCCGGTCCTCGTGCCGCTGGTCATCGCGGCGGTCATCGTCGCGGCCGGGTCGTGGTGGTGGGTGCGCAACCTCCTGCTCTTCCACACCGTGCAGACCGACGGGGCGGGGCCGAGGTTCGCCCTCACGCAGTTCGGCCAGCCGGACGACAAGGGGAACCTCTGGACCTTCGTCCCCACCTTCTTCCGGCAGTTCGTCGAGCTGTCGTGGGGCGGCATCGGCCTGCCCCGCAGCCCCGACCTCACCGACATGGTCGTGTTCGGCTGGACGGGGCTGGCCTGGGTCGGGGTCGCCGCCGGGCTGCTCGTGCGGCGCGGGGGCGGGGAGCGGCGCCGGCTGCTGCTCCTCGTGGCGCCGCTGGCGCTGACCTTCGTCGTGTGCGCCGCCGGCAGCTGGGCCACCAACAAGCGCTGGCACCTCGTCGTGACCGGCACCTCCGGGCGCTACCTCTTCCACCTCGTCGTCGTCACCGCGTGCGCGGTCGCCGTCGGCTGGGCGGCCGTGCTCACCGCCCGGGCGCTGCGCCGGTGCGCCCCGTGGGTCCTCGTCGGGGCGCTGCTCACGCAGGCCGGGGCCTGGGTCACCATCCTCGTCACGTGGTACTCGCCGCCGCAGACCTTCGGCTGGGACGCCCTCTCGCACAGCGCGGGCCAGCTCGTGCGCTGGGGGCCGTTCGACCCGTGGGTGACCGTCGGCCTCGTCATCGTCCTGCCGGCGCTCACCGGGGTGCTGGCCCTGGCGCTGCTGGCCCGGGAGGCCCGGGACCGCGGCGCGCAGGAGCTGCCCGCGTGA
- a CDS encoding glycosyltransferase family 2 protein — protein MSLQDAPTGTPAPTVSIVTRTRDRAVLFERALRSVRDQTFTDYELVVVDDAGRPGSVQEVLDRVEGLPAGRVRIVRNEESGGREAAMNTGVGAATGELLVLHDDDDSWHPGFLEATVAHLRAHPDHLGVATRTELVVERLEDGVVVEQDSGVLAPELAVLDLAHMVHRNYAPPISFLYRRAVHDAVGPYDGSLPVLADWEFMLRLLAHGPAGFLPDTPLARWHHRPDDHAETGNSVITAQLEHQRYEVLIRERYLRAAVASQPAVLGLLLELARQEEQAGAQADGRAELLRAEVIAMAQSVHARLDTGPSNEPLGLVLQRLEADLVTHGNRVAARFDALEHRLDELRALQVASSTRARLSRVARLAARLVPASGRRG, from the coding sequence TTGAGCCTGCAGGACGCCCCGACCGGGACGCCGGCGCCGACGGTGAGCATCGTCACCCGCACCCGCGACCGCGCGGTCCTCTTCGAGCGGGCGCTGCGCTCGGTGCGCGACCAGACGTTCACCGACTACGAGCTCGTCGTCGTCGACGACGCCGGGCGTCCCGGCTCGGTGCAGGAGGTCCTCGACCGGGTCGAGGGGCTGCCGGCGGGCCGTGTCCGGATCGTGCGCAACGAGGAGTCCGGGGGCCGCGAGGCGGCGATGAACACCGGGGTGGGGGCCGCCACGGGCGAGCTGCTCGTCCTGCACGACGACGACGACTCCTGGCACCCCGGCTTCCTCGAGGCGACCGTCGCGCACCTGCGGGCCCACCCGGACCACCTCGGTGTCGCGACCCGCACCGAGCTCGTCGTCGAGCGGCTCGAGGACGGTGTCGTCGTCGAGCAGGACTCCGGGGTGCTCGCCCCGGAGCTCGCGGTCCTCGACCTCGCGCACATGGTCCACCGCAACTACGCCCCGCCCATCTCCTTCCTCTACCGGCGCGCCGTGCACGACGCCGTCGGCCCGTACGACGGCTCGCTGCCGGTCCTCGCGGACTGGGAGTTCATGCTGCGGCTGCTCGCGCACGGCCCGGCGGGCTTCCTGCCCGACACCCCCCTCGCCCGGTGGCACCACCGTCCCGACGACCACGCCGAGACCGGCAACAGCGTCATCACCGCGCAGCTGGAGCACCAGCGCTACGAGGTGCTCATCCGCGAGCGCTACCTGCGCGCCGCCGTCGCCTCCCAGCCGGCCGTCCTCGGGCTGCTGCTCGAGCTGGCCCGCCAGGAGGAGCAAGCGGGGGCGCAGGCCGACGGCCGCGCCGAGCTGCTGCGGGCCGAGGTCATCGCGATGGCGCAGTCGGTGCACGCCCGGCTCGACACCGGCCCCTCCAACGAGCCGCTGGGGTTGGTCCTGCAGCGGCTCGAGGCGGACCTCGTCACCCACGGCAACCGGGTCGCCGCCCGCTTCGACGCCCTCGAGCACCGCCTCGACGAGCTGCGCGCGCTGCAGGTCGCGAGCAGCACCCGGGCGCGCCTGTCGCGGGTCGCGCGCCTCGCCGCCCGCCTCGTCCCGGCCTCCGGCCGGCGCGGCTGA
- a CDS encoding rhamnan synthesis F family protein, which produces MRRIAIYLFHDRVGRVDDYVPYKLRSLRPFVEEIFVVSNGPLTPEGRATLEEVADTVWARENVGFDVWGYKEALELIGPEHLATFDELILLNYTFFGPIHPWGPVLERMDREQVDFWGLTAHGEVDPNPHPGQDGPLPEHLQSHWLAVRRPMFTSLEWQQYWSTMPMITSYEQSVLLHEARFTAHFAAKGFRWTTAFPTEDYPSIHPIFDNTVLMLEDGCPIIKRRLFFHDPWYLEQMAIIGRRVMEHVETTGYPPALIWRNIVRSAEPRSLYTNMSLLSVLPDGPEGRAPQGLRICLVAHVFYEDLLPEMVTRMEMVPGDPDVVITTDTDAKRERFLEVLGDRPGWEVRVLESNRGRETSAFLVGCRDLLEPGRYDLVGKLHSKKSAQDGFMPGQLFKHHMFDNLLSSPGYVGALLDLFAQDETLGMVFPPVVNISYPTIGHSWFTNRENARALADELGIAAPFDASTPVAPYGGMFWCRPQALAPLLRRDWRYEDFPDESGWGDGGLAHVIERLYAYSAAEAGFHTRMVLNHDWAEINYAFLEYKLQLVASRLPARPLEQMNYLTNVTTEGPLLLHLKNEVDRRYPRLGRGARPAYRIARGAARAARTLRSGR; this is translated from the coding sequence GTGCGCCGCATCGCCATCTACCTGTTCCACGACCGCGTGGGCCGCGTGGACGACTACGTCCCGTACAAGCTGCGGTCGCTGCGGCCCTTCGTCGAGGAGATCTTCGTCGTCTCCAACGGGCCGCTCACCCCCGAGGGCCGGGCGACCCTCGAGGAGGTCGCCGACACGGTGTGGGCGCGCGAGAACGTCGGGTTCGACGTCTGGGGCTACAAGGAGGCGCTCGAGCTCATCGGCCCCGAGCACCTGGCCACGTTCGACGAGCTGATCCTGCTCAACTACACGTTCTTCGGCCCCATCCACCCCTGGGGTCCCGTCCTCGAGCGGATGGACCGCGAGCAGGTCGACTTCTGGGGGCTGACCGCGCACGGCGAGGTCGACCCCAACCCGCACCCCGGGCAGGACGGGCCGCTGCCGGAGCACCTGCAGTCGCACTGGCTGGCCGTGCGCCGCCCGATGTTCACCTCGCTCGAGTGGCAGCAGTACTGGTCGACGATGCCGATGATCACGTCGTACGAGCAGTCGGTGCTCCTGCACGAGGCGCGCTTCACCGCCCACTTCGCCGCCAAGGGCTTCCGGTGGACGACGGCGTTCCCGACCGAGGACTACCCCTCGATCCACCCGATCTTCGACAACACCGTGCTCATGCTCGAGGACGGCTGCCCCATCATCAAGCGGCGGCTGTTCTTCCACGACCCGTGGTACCTCGAGCAGATGGCCATCATCGGCCGCCGGGTGATGGAGCACGTCGAGACGACCGGCTACCCGCCGGCGCTGATCTGGCGCAACATCGTCCGCTCCGCGGAGCCCCGCTCGCTCTACACGAACATGTCGCTGCTCTCGGTGCTGCCCGACGGCCCCGAGGGCCGGGCGCCGCAGGGCCTGCGGATCTGCCTCGTCGCGCACGTGTTCTACGAGGACCTGCTGCCCGAGATGGTCACCCGGATGGAGATGGTCCCGGGCGACCCGGACGTCGTCATCACCACCGACACGGACGCCAAGCGCGAGCGCTTCCTCGAGGTCCTCGGCGACCGCCCGGGCTGGGAGGTCCGGGTCCTGGAGTCCAACCGGGGCCGGGAGACCAGCGCCTTCCTCGTCGGCTGCCGCGACCTGCTCGAGCCGGGTCGCTACGACCTGGTCGGCAAGCTGCACTCGAAGAAGTCGGCCCAGGACGGCTTCATGCCGGGCCAGCTCTTCAAGCACCACATGTTCGACAACCTGCTCTCCTCACCGGGCTACGTCGGCGCCCTGCTCGACCTCTTCGCGCAGGACGAGACCCTCGGCATGGTCTTCCCGCCGGTCGTCAACATCAGCTACCCGACGATCGGCCACTCGTGGTTCACCAACCGCGAGAACGCCCGGGCCCTCGCCGACGAGCTCGGCATCGCGGCGCCGTTCGACGCCTCGACCCCCGTGGCGCCGTACGGCGGCATGTTCTGGTGCCGCCCGCAGGCGCTGGCGCCGCTGCTGCGCCGCGACTGGCGCTACGAGGACTTCCCCGACGAGTCCGGCTGGGGCGACGGCGGTCTCGCGCACGTCATCGAGCGGCTCTACGCCTACTCGGCGGCCGAGGCCGGCTTCCACACCCGGATGGTGCTCAACCACGACTGGGCCGAGATCAACTACGCCTTCCTCGAGTACAAGCTGCAGCTCGTGGCCAGCCGCCTGCCGGCCCGGCCGCTGGAGCAGATGAACTACCTCACCAACGTCACGACCGAGGGCCCGCTGTTGCTGCACCTGAAGAACGAGGTCGACCGCCGCTACCCGCGCCTCGGGCGCGGGGCGCGGCCCGCCTACCGGATCGCGCGCGGCGCGGCCCGGGCCGCGCGCACCCTGCGGTCGGGGCGGTGA
- a CDS encoding glycosyltransferase family 2 protein produces MADARIRVVVVTWFPGHHLPELVESVRSSSAGPVPVTVVDNGSTDGTVEWVREHEGPLLQLVETGDNLGYGGGANVGVARAGEEWVVVANSDLTLDEGALDEVLAAAERWPRAGVLGPRILTTEGRLYPSARELPSLGRGVGHALLGWVWPRNPWTASYRRERGEPREERAGWLSGACMVLRRDAFEAVGGFDTSYFMYFEDTDLCERLGKAGYDVVYVPSAVVRHHGGASTSRDLVGMSKAHHDSAYLYLSRHYPGPAWLPVRVALKVGLWARYQLSRRVTRVLHGAEPTRD; encoded by the coding sequence GTGGCTGACGCCCGCATCCGTGTCGTCGTGGTCACCTGGTTCCCAGGACACCACCTGCCCGAGCTCGTCGAGTCGGTCAGGTCCTCCTCGGCCGGGCCGGTGCCGGTCACGGTGGTCGACAACGGCAGCACCGACGGCACCGTCGAGTGGGTCCGGGAGCACGAGGGGCCGTTGCTGCAGCTGGTCGAGACCGGCGACAACCTCGGCTACGGCGGCGGCGCGAACGTCGGTGTCGCCCGGGCCGGGGAGGAGTGGGTCGTCGTCGCCAACAGCGACCTCACCCTCGACGAGGGCGCCCTCGACGAGGTGCTCGCCGCGGCCGAGCGGTGGCCGCGCGCCGGCGTGCTCGGCCCGCGCATCCTCACGACCGAGGGCCGGCTCTACCCGTCGGCGCGCGAGCTGCCGTCGCTCGGGCGCGGGGTCGGCCACGCGCTGCTCGGGTGGGTCTGGCCGCGCAACCCGTGGACCGCGTCCTACCGGCGGGAGCGGGGCGAGCCGCGCGAGGAGCGCGCCGGGTGGCTGTCGGGCGCCTGCATGGTGCTGCGCCGCGACGCCTTCGAGGCGGTCGGCGGGTTCGACACGTCGTACTTCATGTACTTCGAGGACACCGACCTGTGCGAGCGGCTCGGGAAAGCCGGGTACGACGTCGTCTACGTCCCGTCCGCGGTGGTGCGCCACCACGGCGGCGCGTCGACCTCGCGCGACCTCGTCGGGATGTCCAAGGCGCACCACGACAGCGCGTACCTCTACCTGTCGCGGCACTACCCCGGCCCGGCGTGGCTGCCGGTGCGGGTCGCGCTCAAGGTCGGGCTGTGGGCGCGGTACCAGCTCTCGCGCCGGGTGACGCGCGTCCTGCACGGTGCCGAGCCCACCCGCGACTGA
- a CDS encoding glycosyltransferase family 4 protein, giving the protein MTTVLVDATALPADRGGVGRYVDELVARLPGLGLDTHVASTARDVDLFARLLAPERVHAAPARVAPTPLRLAWEQVGLPALVARLRPDVVHSPHYTLPLALTAPGGPATVVTLHDGTFFSIPSVHLPAKRRFFTAWTRASVRLADRLVVPSAATLHDVVDHVGGDERKFAVVPHGVDHARFRPPAPEQVAAVRARLGLPDGTPYVAFLGTLEPRKNVPALVAAWVRVCEGRTDPPALVLAGGRGWDTGVAPALAAVPAHLRVVRPGFVEDDLLPALLGGAEVVAYPALGEGFGLPVLEAMACGAAVLTTRRLSLPEIGGDAVAYAATPRAADLARALGALLDDGDERSRLRTAGVERAAGYTWEASAAGHARVFEEAARG; this is encoded by the coding sequence GTGACCACCGTGCTCGTCGACGCCACCGCCCTGCCCGCCGACCGCGGCGGCGTGGGGCGGTACGTCGACGAGCTGGTCGCCCGGCTGCCCGGGCTCGGCCTCGACACCCACGTCGCGTCGACCGCGCGCGACGTCGACCTGTTCGCCCGGCTCCTCGCGCCGGAGCGGGTGCACGCCGCCCCCGCGCGGGTCGCGCCGACGCCGCTGCGGCTGGCCTGGGAGCAGGTCGGCCTGCCCGCCCTCGTGGCGCGCCTGCGCCCCGACGTCGTCCACTCGCCGCACTACACGCTGCCGCTCGCGCTCACGGCGCCCGGCGGGCCGGCGACCGTCGTCACCCTGCACGACGGCACGTTCTTCTCCATCCCCAGCGTCCACCTCCCGGCCAAGCGCCGGTTCTTCACGGCGTGGACGAGGGCGTCGGTCCGGCTCGCCGACCGGCTCGTCGTGCCGAGCGCGGCGACGCTGCACGACGTCGTCGACCACGTCGGCGGCGACGAGCGCAAGTTCGCCGTCGTGCCGCACGGCGTCGACCACGCCCGCTTCCGCCCGCCGGCGCCGGAGCAGGTCGCGGCGGTCCGCGCCCGCCTCGGTCTGCCCGACGGGACGCCGTACGTCGCCTTCCTCGGCACCCTCGAGCCGCGCAAGAACGTCCCCGCCCTCGTCGCCGCGTGGGTGCGGGTGTGCGAGGGGCGCACCGACCCGCCGGCGCTCGTCCTCGCCGGCGGGCGCGGGTGGGACACCGGCGTCGCCCCGGCCCTCGCCGCCGTGCCCGCCCACCTGCGCGTCGTGCGCCCCGGCTTCGTCGAGGACGACCTGCTGCCCGCGCTGCTCGGTGGCGCCGAGGTCGTCGCGTACCCGGCGCTGGGGGAGGGCTTCGGCCTGCCCGTGCTCGAGGCGATGGCCTGCGGCGCGGCGGTGCTGACGACCCGGCGGCTGTCGTTGCCGGAAATCGGCGGCGACGCGGTCGCCTACGCCGCGACGCCGCGCGCGGCCGACCTGGCCCGTGCGCTCGGCGCCCTGCTCGACGACGGCGACGAGCGGTCGCGGCTGCGCACCGCCGGGGTCGAGCGGGCCGCCGGCTACACCTGGGAGGCCAGCGCCGCGGGCCACGCCCGCGTCTTCGAGGAGGCCGCCCGTGGCTGA
- a CDS encoding zinc-binding dehydrogenase has protein sequence MLAAYAARTDADDPLSALEVGERPEPEAREGWVTVSLKAAGLNHHDVWSLKGVGLPADRLPMILGCDGAGVDPDGHEVIVHAVVASPGWHGDETLDPKRTLLSELYDGTLAQQVAVPEQNLVPKPEGMSWESAACLSTAWLTAYRMLFTNSGVQPGGTVLVQGAGGGVSTALVQLGAAAGYRMWVTSRDEAKGAKAVELGADRAFGSGERLPERVDAVMETVGAATWSHSVNSLNPGGTVVIAGATSGDAPSKAELTKIFFKQLRVVGSTMGSRDELARLARFVTLHGLEPAVDSVLPLAQARDGFARMAQGELFGKVVFTV, from the coding sequence ATGCTCGCTGCGTACGCCGCCCGGACCGACGCCGACGACCCGCTCTCCGCCCTCGAGGTGGGGGAGCGCCCGGAGCCCGAGGCCCGCGAGGGCTGGGTCACCGTGTCGCTCAAGGCCGCCGGTCTCAACCACCACGACGTCTGGTCGCTCAAGGGCGTCGGCCTGCCGGCCGACCGGCTGCCGATGATCCTCGGCTGCGACGGCGCCGGGGTGGACCCCGACGGCCACGAGGTCATCGTCCACGCGGTCGTCGCCTCGCCCGGCTGGCACGGCGACGAGACGCTCGACCCGAAGCGGACGCTGCTGTCGGAGCTGTACGACGGCACGCTGGCGCAGCAGGTCGCCGTACCGGAGCAGAACCTCGTGCCCAAGCCGGAGGGGATGTCGTGGGAGTCCGCGGCGTGCCTGTCGACGGCGTGGCTGACGGCCTACCGGATGCTCTTCACCAACTCGGGCGTGCAGCCCGGTGGGACGGTCCTCGTGCAGGGCGCGGGCGGCGGCGTGTCGACGGCGCTGGTCCAGCTCGGCGCCGCGGCGGGCTACCGGATGTGGGTGACCAGCCGCGACGAGGCCAAGGGCGCCAAGGCCGTCGAGCTCGGCGCGGACCGAGCGTTCGGCAGCGGCGAGCGGCTGCCCGAGCGGGTCGACGCGGTGATGGAGACCGTGGGCGCGGCGACGTGGTCGCACTCGGTCAACTCGCTCAACCCGGGCGGCACCGTCGTCATCGCCGGCGCGACCTCGGGCGACGCCCCGAGCAAGGCCGAGCTGACGAAGATCTTCTTCAAGCAGCTGCGCGTCGTCGGCTCGACGATGGGCTCGCGCGACGAGCTGGCGCGGCTGGCGCGGTTCGTCACGCTGCACGGCCTGGAGCCGGCGGTCGACTCGGTGCTGCCGCTGGCGCAGGCCCGCGACGGGTTCGCGAGGATGGCGCAGGGCGAGCTCTTCGGCAAGGTCGTCTTCACCGTCTGA